A single region of the Arvicanthis niloticus isolate mArvNil1 chromosome 28, mArvNil1.pat.X, whole genome shotgun sequence genome encodes:
- the Prdm9 gene encoding histone-lysine N-methyltransferase PRDM9, with amino-acid sequence MSCTMNTNKPEENSPEGDAGKLEWKHKVKDEFKDISIYFSKEEWAEMGEWEKIRYRNVKRNYKMLISIGLRAPRPAFMCYQRQAIKPQINDSEDSDEEWTPKQQVSPPWVPFRVKHSKQQKESPRMPLSGESNVKKASGIENLLNPSGSEHAQKPVSSPEEGNTSEQHSGKKLKLRKKNVEVKMYRLRERKGLAYEEVSEPQDDDYLYCEKCQNFFIDSCPNHGPPLFVKDSVVDRGHPNHSVLSLPPGLRIGPSGIPEAGLGVWNEASDLPVGLHFGPYEGQITEDEESANSGYSWLITKGRNCYEYVDGQDESQANWMRYVNCARDDEEQNLVAFQYHRKIFYRTCRVIRPGCELLVWYGDEYGQELGIKWGSRMKKGLVEGRELRTEIHPCLLCSLAFSSQKFLTQHVQWNHRTEIFPGASARINPKPGDSCPDQLQEQHFDSQNKNDKASNEIKRKSKPRHKWTRQRISTTFPSTLKEQMRSEESKKTVEEELRTSQTTNIKDTVKSFIASEISKIERQCGQCFSDKSNVSEHQRTHTGEKPYVCRECGRGFTVKSNLIQHQRTHTGEKPYVCRECGRGFTQKSTLILHQRTHTGEKPYVCRECGRGFTVKSTLIQHQRTHTGEKPYVCRECGRGFTVKSNLIQHQRTHTGEKPYVCRECGRGFTQKSTLILHQRTHTGEKPYVCRECGRGFTQKSTLILHQRTHTGEKPYVCRECGRGFTQKSKLILHQRTHTGEKPYVCRECGRGFTQKSTLILHQRTHTGEKPYVCRECGRGFTVKSTLIQHQRTHTGEK; translated from the exons ATGTCCTGCACCATGAACACCAACAAACCGGAAGAGAATAGTCCTGAAGGAGATGCAGGGAAACTCGAGTGGAAACACAAG gtCAAAGATGAATTCAAAGACATTTCCATATACTTCTCCAAAGAAGAATGGGCAGAGATGGGAGAGTGGGAGAAAATTCGCTATAGAAATGTGAAAAGGAACTATAAAATGCTAATTTCCATAG GTCTCAGAGCCCCTAGACCAGCTTTCATGTGTTACCAAAGGCAAGCAATCAAGCCCCAGATAAATGACAGTGAGGATTCTGATGAAGAATGGACACCTAAGCAACAAG TCAGTCCTCCTTGGGTGCCTTTCCGAGTGAAGCACAGTAAACAACAGAAG GAATCACCTAGAATGCCATTGAGTGGCGAATCTAACGTGAAGAAAGCATCTGGAATAGAAAATTTGCTGAATCCAAGTGGCTCAGAACATGCCCAGAAACCAGTGTCTTCCCCTGAAGAAGGAAATACCTCTGAACAGCACTCTGGAAAAAAACTGA AACTCAGGAAAAAGAATGTTGAAGTGAAGATGTACAGGCTGCGAGAGAGAAAGGGCCTTGCATATGAAGAGGTCAGCGAGCCCCAGGATGATGACTACCTCT ATTGTGAGAAGTGCCAGAATTTCTTCATCGACAGTTGTCCCAACCATGGGCCTCCTTTATTTGTAAAAGATAGTGTGGTCGACAGGGGGCATCCCAACCACTCAGTCCTCAGTTTGCCCCCTGGGCTGAGAATTGGTCCATCGGGCATCCCTGAAGCTGGACTTGGAGTATGGAATGAAGCATCTGATCTACCAGTGGGTCTGCACTTTGGCCCCTATGAAGGCCAGATCACAGAGGATGAAGAGTCAGCTAACAGTGGATACTCCTGGCTG ATTACCAAAGGAAGAAACTGCTATGAGTATGTGGATGGACAGGATGAGTCCCAGGCCAACTGGATGAG gtatgtGAACTGTGCCCGGGACGATGAAGAGCAGAACCTGGTAGCCTTTCAATATCACAGGAAAATCTTCTATCGAACCTGCCGTGTTATCAGACCAGGTTGTGAGCTTCTGGTCTGGTATGGGGATGAGTACGGCCAGGAGCTGGGCATTAAGTGGGGaagcagaatgaagaaaggactcGTAGAAGGAAGAG AACTAAGGACAGAGATTCATCCTTGTCTTTTGTGCTCTTTGGCCTTCTCAAGTCAGAAATTCCTCACTCAACATGTGCAATGGAATCATCGTACTGAAATCTTCCCAGGAGCATCTGCAAGAATAAATCCCAAACCAGGAGATTCCTGTCCAGATCAGCTTCAGGAACAACATTTTGATTCACAGAACAAAAATGACAAGGCCAGCaatgaaatcaaaagaaaatccAAACCCAGGCATAAATGGACAAGACAGAGGATTTCAACAACCTTTCCCAGCACACTCAAAGAGCAAATGAGATCTGAGGAAAGTAAGAAAACTGTGGAAGAGGAACTCAGAACAAGCCAGACAACAAATATAAAGGACACAGTCAAATCATTTATTGCATCAGAAATCTCAAAAATTGAAAGACAATGTGGGCAATGTTTCAGTGATAAGTCAAATGTCAGTGAGCACCAGAGGACACACACAGGGGAGAAGCCCTATGTTTGCAGGGAGTGTGGGCGGGGCTTTACAGTGAAGTCAAACCTCATCCAGCACCAGAGGACACACACAGGGGAGAAGCCCTATGTTTGCAGGGAGTGTGGGCGGGGCTTTACACAGAAGTCAACCCTCATCCTGCACCAGAGGACACACACAGGGGAGAAGCCCTATGTTTGCAGGGAGTGTGGGCGGGGCTTTACAGTGAAGTCAACCCTCATCCAGCACCAGAGGACACACACAGGGGAGAAGCCCTATGTTTGCAGGGAGTGTGGGCGGGGCTTTACAGTGAAGTCAAACCTCATCCAGCACCAGAGGACACACACAGGGGAGAAGCCCTATGTTTGCAGGGAGTGTGGGCGGGGCTTTACACAGAAGTCAACCCTCATCCTGCACCAGAGGACACACACAGGGGAGAAGCCCTATGTTTGCAGGGAGTGTGGGCGGGGCTTTACACAGAAGTCAACCCTCATCCTGCACCAGAGGACACACACAGGGGAGAAGCCCTATGTTTGCAGGGAGTGTGGGCGGGGCTTTACACAGAAGTCAAAGCTCATCCTGCACCAGAGGACACACACAGGGGAGAAGCCCTATGTTTGCAGGGAGTGTGGGCGGGGCTTTACACAGAAGTCAACCCTCATCCTGCACCAGAGGACACACACAGGGGAGAAGCCCTATGTTTGCAGGGAGTGTGGGCGGGGCTTTACAGTGAAGTCAACCCTCATCCAGCACCAGAGGACACACACAGGGGAGAAGTaa